In Bufo gargarizans isolate SCDJY-AF-19 chromosome 6, ASM1485885v1, whole genome shotgun sequence, a single genomic region encodes these proteins:
- the LOC122941018 gene encoding ADP-ribosylation factor 1-like, which translates to MGLLLSSLHQALKKFTGYEARLLMLGLDAAGKTTILYKLKLHKTVTTIPTIGFNVETLEPMRNVTFTVWDMGSRNKIRALWKPCYQNTDGLIFVVDSADPERFQDANSELTAILESDERRGVPFVVMANKQDLPGARRPGELSEELGLRNIKGHQWHVQGCCATTGDGLIEGLEVLTDLVKQVKNKAF; encoded by the coding sequence ATGGGTCTACTCCTGAGCAGCCTCCATCAAGCCCTAAAGAAGTTTACTGGATACGAAGCACGGCTCCTGATGCTGGGTCTAGATGCTGCTGGAAAGACAACGATCCTGTACAAACTAAAGCTGCACAAGACAGTCACTACAATCCCCACCATTGGGTTCAACGTAGAAACTCTAGAACCCATGCGTAATGTCACTTTCACCGTATGGGATATGGGCAGTCGGAACAAGATTAGAGCTCTGTGGAAACCTTGCTATCAAAACACAGATGGGCTTATATTTGTAGTGGACAGTGCTGACCCTGAGAGATTTCAAGACGCCAACTCAGAGCTCACTGCCATACTTGAGAGTGATGAAAGAAGAGGAGTCCCCTTTGTGGTGATGGCCAATAAGCAAGATCTACCAGGTGCCAGGCGCCCCGGAGAACTCTCCGAAGAGCTGGGACTAAGGAATATAAAAGGACACCAATGGCATGTCCAAGGATGTTGTGCTACCACTGGAGATGGACTTATTGAGGGGTTGGAGGTCCTTACTGACTTGGTGAAACAAGTTAAGAACAAGGCATTCTGA